From Streptomyces sp. NBC_00683, one genomic window encodes:
- a CDS encoding DUF1998 domain-containing protein, which produces MSFNSNRRVGAVRPSHLMFTTGIGSLVDLPNFSVLVKGLDFWSYSGVTDYGIDEPRLRAAANRSLQRYGRSQIEQLRAAPWLEGGDTDPKGSAAQGTGVPVTPFPQWLRCTACNVLAAVDSGEFTFINSNPRTPHEAKFVHDCKRGKPLAVAARFTLVCTAGHLDEFPYTAYVHHGQNCSKTARPKLRMKDHGGNQAANVTIECVACGTKRNIREAMGERGRRNLPHCRGHHPHLGSFSPKGCSEQAVLMVAGASNQWFPLTLSALALPKGQGGDIDKLLEDHWPELQGIGSRENYELLAGIPAFGYLREFDADALVAAIAARKEGADGPVPSAPDVQESLYGPEWDALSGPVPRPSDDFALRQVPVPEPLGELFSDLRQVERLREARALIGFTRLDAPDPESPEIGYQVGLSRTAQNWVPASEVRGEGIFLRVHDGLMAEWVARVEKSSQMEAHRGAFGRFRTNRKSDRKTSDFDPLHGWPGARYIALHTLSHLLIRTIALECGYNSASLAERIYAGDEGNPRTGILIYTAVPDSEGTLGGLVSLAEEREFGRIVRRALADASHCSGDPLCSERLPHDPADFLHGAACHICLFVSETTCARGNRFLDRRFLVPLSGDKDQVLTPVSLLP; this is translated from the coding sequence ATGAGCTTCAACTCCAACCGCCGGGTCGGCGCAGTCCGCCCCAGCCACCTCATGTTCACCACGGGCATCGGCTCCCTCGTCGACCTGCCCAACTTTTCCGTCCTTGTCAAAGGGCTCGATTTCTGGAGCTACTCGGGCGTCACCGACTACGGCATCGACGAACCCCGCCTGCGAGCCGCCGCCAACCGCTCTCTCCAGCGCTACGGGCGCTCCCAGATCGAGCAGTTGCGGGCCGCACCGTGGCTGGAAGGCGGGGACACCGATCCCAAAGGCTCGGCCGCGCAGGGGACCGGCGTGCCCGTCACACCGTTCCCGCAGTGGCTACGGTGCACCGCGTGCAACGTCCTGGCGGCCGTCGACTCGGGCGAGTTCACGTTCATCAACTCCAACCCGCGCACCCCGCACGAGGCGAAGTTCGTCCACGACTGCAAGCGGGGCAAGCCCCTGGCTGTCGCGGCCCGATTCACGCTTGTCTGCACCGCCGGCCACCTGGACGAATTCCCCTACACGGCCTACGTCCACCACGGCCAGAACTGCTCCAAGACTGCTCGCCCCAAGCTGCGCATGAAAGACCACGGCGGCAACCAGGCAGCCAACGTCACGATCGAATGTGTCGCCTGCGGCACCAAGCGCAACATCCGTGAGGCCATGGGCGAACGGGGGCGCCGCAACCTCCCCCACTGCCGGGGGCACCACCCGCATCTGGGCTCCTTCAGCCCGAAGGGCTGCAGTGAGCAGGCCGTACTGATGGTTGCCGGCGCGTCCAACCAGTGGTTCCCGCTGACTCTCAGCGCCCTCGCACTGCCCAAGGGGCAGGGTGGTGACATCGACAAGCTTCTCGAGGACCACTGGCCGGAGCTGCAGGGCATCGGATCCCGGGAGAACTACGAGCTCCTCGCGGGCATTCCGGCCTTTGGCTATCTCAGGGAGTTCGACGCGGACGCCTTGGTCGCGGCCATCGCGGCCCGCAAGGAGGGAGCCGACGGGCCGGTCCCCTCGGCTCCCGACGTCCAGGAGAGCCTGTACGGCCCCGAATGGGATGCCCTGTCCGGTCCCGTCCCTCGGCCGAGCGACGACTTCGCGCTACGGCAGGTCCCCGTACCGGAACCGCTGGGCGAACTGTTCTCCGATCTACGGCAGGTCGAACGGCTTCGTGAGGCACGCGCGTTGATCGGCTTCACCCGCCTCGACGCGCCCGATCCGGAGTCACCGGAAATCGGCTACCAGGTCGGCCTCTCACGCACTGCACAGAACTGGGTGCCGGCCAGCGAGGTACGCGGTGAGGGCATCTTTCTGCGTGTGCACGACGGACTGATGGCCGAATGGGTGGCGAGGGTGGAGAAGTCCTCACAGATGGAGGCCCACCGGGGAGCCTTCGGCCGCTTCCGTACCAACCGCAAGTCGGATCGCAAGACCAGTGACTTCGACCCTCTGCACGGCTGGCCCGGGGCGCGATACATCGCTCTGCACACCCTCTCGCACCTGTTGATCCGTACCATCGCGCTGGAGTGCGGCTACAACTCGGCCTCCCTCGCAGAGCGGATCTACGCAGGGGATGAGGGGAACCCGAGGACGGGCATCCTCATCTACACCGCCGTCCCGGACTCCGAAGGCACTCTCGGAGGCCTTGTCTCACTGGCGGAGGAGCGGGAGTTCGGCCGGATTGTCCGCCGTGCTCTGGCTGATGCCTCCCACTGCTCCGGCGACCCGCTGTGCTCGGAGAGGCTTCCGCACGATCCCGCCGACTTCCTCCATGGAGCTGCTTGCCACATCTGCCTCTTCGTCTCCGAAACCACGTGCGCTCGTGGTAACCGGTTTCTGGACCGCCGCTTCCTCGTTCCCCTTTCGGGAGACAAGGACCAGGTGCTCACGCCGGTGAGTCTGCTGCCGTGA